A genomic stretch from Rhodomicrobium vannielii ATCC 17100 includes:
- a CDS encoding adenylate/guanylate cyclase domain-containing protein, which translates to MNRRAWQFERRIVTIMATDVADYCRLMGADDELTLSRFLTYRQITEHVIRSNRGRMFGVAGDSWMAEFPVPLDAVRAAIETQRAIKRRNCLLPEENRIRLRIGLHMGDVIVDSSGLFGDEVNIAARLQQICAPGHLVLSEAVVRSVEGQIDVAFDPLGPRQLKNILAPVSAFSANLGATAAETGDVACEAAMQPPQGHDRKPVLAVLPFQIHRNGPVDEFCGEVFADSLVNGLSRLRWLPVLSQWSSLRFQNGQRSPCEIGRALGARYLVTGRLKLSGSQLDVTVNLIDSSNCHNLWGRTFALDPTSLAEAQNDFTTAAVSALELERAEFARLSVKKKEDLNPWELVRRGTWHLKKLTEDHLAIAAEFFQTAVEGDPGSSEALIQLATCHFSDIWMHSRDAALLRETEELARKACLLDPQDARVYLVIGLVKLATEMPERARSYFQRSLELNPSFPAAHCCLGSSYTLAGEPGIAIAHFQRAMRLSPCDPLTFHFLGETALAYHLIGEWAAAADHAERALNLRARYRLAKVVQIATFARSGEVAKARAEIEKWPGAFFVREVERLPFNDRSWNATLIEGLRLAGCDATDDGRDED; encoded by the coding sequence GTGAACAGGCGTGCTTGGCAGTTTGAACGGCGCATTGTCACGATCATGGCAACCGACGTGGCGGATTATTGCCGTCTCATGGGAGCGGACGACGAACTTACGTTGTCGCGTTTTCTGACCTATCGTCAGATCACCGAGCATGTAATCCGCTCGAACCGGGGACGCATGTTCGGCGTTGCGGGCGATTCATGGATGGCCGAATTTCCGGTCCCCCTCGACGCGGTGCGTGCCGCGATAGAGACGCAGCGCGCCATCAAGCGTCGCAATTGCCTTTTGCCCGAGGAAAACCGCATCCGCCTTCGGATCGGCCTCCATATGGGCGACGTCATCGTCGATTCCTCTGGCCTCTTTGGCGACGAGGTGAACATCGCCGCGCGGTTGCAGCAAATCTGCGCGCCCGGTCATCTCGTTCTCTCGGAAGCGGTGGTCCGCTCCGTGGAAGGGCAGATCGATGTCGCGTTCGATCCGCTTGGGCCGCGCCAGCTGAAGAATATCCTTGCTCCGGTCTCCGCATTCTCCGCAAATCTCGGCGCTACGGCAGCCGAGACCGGAGACGTTGCGTGCGAGGCGGCGATGCAGCCGCCGCAGGGCCACGACCGCAAGCCCGTGCTCGCAGTTCTCCCCTTCCAAATCCACCGGAACGGGCCAGTGGATGAATTCTGCGGGGAAGTCTTCGCCGACTCCCTCGTCAACGGTCTTTCGCGGTTGCGGTGGCTTCCAGTACTTTCGCAGTGGTCCAGCTTACGGTTTCAGAACGGCCAGCGGAGCCCCTGCGAGATCGGGCGAGCGCTTGGCGCGCGTTATCTGGTGACGGGTCGCCTGAAACTTTCCGGATCACAGCTTGACGTAACGGTCAATCTGATCGACTCGAGCAACTGTCACAATCTTTGGGGACGCACATTCGCGCTCGATCCCACGTCGCTTGCCGAGGCGCAGAATGACTTCACGACTGCGGCGGTCAGCGCCCTCGAACTCGAACGCGCGGAATTTGCTCGCCTGAGTGTCAAGAAGAAGGAAGACCTGAACCCTTGGGAACTGGTGCGCCGAGGCACCTGGCATCTCAAGAAACTGACCGAGGACCACCTCGCCATCGCGGCCGAATTTTTCCAAACGGCCGTCGAGGGCGATCCCGGTTCGAGTGAGGCGCTGATTCAGCTAGCTACCTGCCATTTCTCGGACATCTGGATGCACAGCAGGGATGCAGCCCTCCTTCGAGAAACCGAGGAACTCGCGCGCAAGGCCTGCCTTCTCGATCCGCAGGACGCGCGCGTCTACCTCGTCATCGGCCTCGTTAAACTGGCAACAGAAATGCCGGAGCGCGCGCGGTCCTATTTCCAGCGTTCGCTCGAACTCAATCCGAGCTTCCCTGCGGCCCATTGCTGCCTGGGAAGCAGTTACACGCTTGCGGGCGAGCCGGGGATTGCGATCGCCCATTTCCAGCGGGCAATGCGCCTCAGTCCGTGCGATCCGCTGACCTTTCACTTCCTCGGCGAAACCGCGCTTGCCTACCACCTCATCGGCGAGTGGGCGGCGGCGGCCGACCACGCCGAGCGCGCTCTCAATCTTCGGGCGCGCTATCGGCTCGCGAAAGTCGTCCAGATCGCGACCTTTGCACGAAGCGGCGAGGTGGCGAAAGCGCGCGCCGAAATAGAGAAGTGGCCCGGCGCGTTCTTTGTGCGCGAGGTCGAACGGTTGCCATTTAACGACAGAAGCTGGAACGCCACCCTCATCGAGGGGCTCAGGCTTGCGGGGTGCGATGCTACTGATGACGGGCGGGATGAGGATTAG
- a CDS encoding Crp/Fnr family transcriptional regulator, translating into MPFRMATLKRCEVLRDLPDTVVRDIARSCIWNSVAAGKQIVMANERTRDVYFVTKGKLRALLYSAAEGKPVLFATISADEMFGELSALDGEPRSVTIEASSDCMLAILSKDQFLRLLETHPEFSLLIMQKLARKVRALSDRIFEFSTLSVQARVHAELLRLAVLAGDKNGQALISPAPLLADFAAHISTHREAVSRVLSRIQDMGIARREGPDLRILDLERLRALHRDARGE; encoded by the coding sequence TTGCCCTTTAGAATGGCCACTCTCAAGCGATGTGAGGTTCTGCGAGACCTCCCCGACACCGTCGTTCGCGACATCGCCCGCAGCTGCATCTGGAATTCCGTTGCAGCCGGCAAGCAGATCGTGATGGCCAATGAACGCACACGGGACGTCTACTTCGTGACGAAGGGAAAACTGCGTGCTCTTCTCTATTCGGCGGCGGAGGGAAAGCCCGTTCTGTTCGCAACCATAAGCGCGGACGAAATGTTCGGCGAACTTTCGGCTCTCGACGGCGAACCGCGCTCCGTCACCATCGAAGCCAGCAGCGACTGCATGCTCGCCATCCTGTCCAAGGATCAATTCCTGAGACTCCTTGAAACGCACCCGGAGTTTTCGCTCCTCATCATGCAAAAACTCGCGAGAAAGGTTCGCGCGCTTTCGGATCGGATTTTCGAATTCAGCACGTTGAGCGTTCAGGCGCGGGTTCATGCGGAACTTCTCCGCCTCGCGGTGCTCGCAGGAGACAAGAACGGGCAGGCGCTCATTTCTCCCGCGCCGTTGCTGGCCGATTTCGCGGCGCATATAAGCACGCACCGCGAGGCGGTTTCCCGCGTGCTGAGCCGCATTCAGGATATGGGCATCGCTCGTCGCGAAGGGCCCGATTTGCGCATTCTCGATTTGGAGAGACTGCGCGCGCTTCATCGGGACGCGCGCGGCGAGTAG
- a CDS encoding adenine phosphoribosyltransferase yields MSLDTLDLKSLVRTIPDYPKPGIMFRDITTLIGHADGFRAAIRRLAAPYEGEKIDAVAGIEARGFIVGGAVADRLGCGFIPIRKKGKLPWRAVGQDYQLEYGTDIIEMHEDAVKPGERVLIVDDLIATGGTAEAAVKLIKLVGGEVAGAAFVIDLPELGGVAKLSAHGVRSHALIATGGTA; encoded by the coding sequence ATGAGCCTCGACACTCTCGATCTGAAATCTCTGGTTCGCACGATCCCCGATTATCCGAAGCCCGGTATCATGTTCCGTGACATCACGACGTTGATCGGCCATGCGGACGGCTTTCGCGCGGCGATCCGGCGCTTGGCTGCTCCTTACGAGGGCGAGAAGATCGACGCGGTCGCGGGTATCGAAGCGCGCGGCTTCATCGTCGGCGGCGCCGTGGCGGATCGCCTCGGCTGCGGCTTCATCCCGATCCGCAAAAAGGGCAAGCTGCCGTGGCGCGCCGTCGGGCAGGATTACCAGCTCGAATACGGCACCGACATCATCGAGATGCACGAGGATGCCGTGAAGCCGGGCGAGCGCGTGCTGATCGTAGACGACTTGATCGCCACGGGCGGCACGGCGGAAGCGGCGGTCAAGCTCATCAAGCTCGTGGGCGGCGAGGTCGCGGGCGCGGCCTTCGTCATCGATCTCCCGGAGCTCGGCGGTGTTGCGAAGCTTTCCGCGCATGGCGTTCGCTCCCACGCCTTGATCGCCACGGGCGGCACGGCGTAA
- a CDS encoding TspO/MBR family protein — protein MTLTIIVVVAIVGVVFILGGIASRPGEWYRNLKKPSWNPPNWAFGPAWTIILSLAGAAGVFAWTAAADSGEQTRVAVLFAINIFFYVIWSPLFFAAKRPDWALAEVPFLWLSILALIVGLWDISSTASWLLVPFLLWVTFAAFLNWRIVRLNAPFGSKAEASHTLHGEHARERR, from the coding sequence ATGACACTCACAATAATCGTGGTAGTGGCCATCGTTGGGGTGGTCTTCATTCTGGGCGGCATCGCGAGCCGGCCGGGCGAATGGTATCGCAATCTCAAGAAGCCGTCGTGGAATCCGCCGAACTGGGCGTTTGGCCCGGCCTGGACCATCATTTTGTCGCTGGCGGGTGCGGCGGGGGTGTTCGCGTGGACGGCGGCGGCCGATAGTGGAGAGCAAACGCGCGTCGCGGTGCTGTTCGCGATCAACATCTTTTTTTACGTCATCTGGAGTCCGCTGTTCTTCGCGGCGAAGCGGCCGGATTGGGCGCTCGCCGAGGTGCCTTTTCTCTGGCTTTCCATCCTGGCGCTGATCGTCGGCCTATGGGACATATCCTCAACGGCGTCATGGCTCCTCGTGCCATTTCTCCTTTGGGTCACGTTCGCCGCGTTCCTCAATTGGAGGATCGTGCGATTGAACGCGCCATTCGGCTCGAAAGCAGAAGCGTCGCACACACTCCATGGCGAGCACGCGCGCGAGCGACGTTGA
- a CDS encoding RNA methyltransferase, producing MTSAPSPSAPAIILVEPQLGENIGAAARAMANFGLRELRLVAPRDGWPNEAARASAALAVEIVDGARLYPDLATAVADLHYIVATTARSRFLAKPVLAPDTAVTEIAERQAADLRCGVLFGKERTGLENSDVAIADAIMTAPVDPAFASLNLAQSVLLFAYEWRKLVNPHSLGRTLPDAPLGAGHRFKASRPAERGELIAFYEHLEGELDHCGFLFPPEKRETMVNNIRTMFARMAPTEQEVRTLRGMVAILRRGPWQGSNKA from the coding sequence ATGACATCGGCTCCATCGCCATCCGCTCCCGCCATCATCCTCGTCGAGCCGCAACTCGGCGAAAACATCGGTGCTGCCGCGCGCGCGATGGCGAATTTCGGACTGCGCGAGCTTCGCCTCGTAGCGCCGCGCGACGGCTGGCCGAACGAAGCGGCGCGCGCGTCGGCGGCGCTTGCTGTGGAAATCGTAGACGGCGCGCGGCTTTATCCCGATCTCGCCACCGCTGTGGCCGATTTGCACTACATCGTGGCCACAACGGCACGCAGCCGCTTCCTCGCCAAGCCCGTGCTCGCCCCGGACACCGCTGTTACCGAAATCGCGGAGCGACAGGCGGCCGATCTGCGCTGCGGCGTTCTCTTCGGCAAGGAGCGGACGGGGCTCGAAAACTCGGACGTCGCCATCGCCGACGCGATCATGACGGCGCCCGTCGACCCGGCTTTCGCCTCGCTCAACCTCGCGCAGTCGGTGCTGCTTTTCGCCTATGAATGGCGCAAACTCGTGAACCCGCACTCGCTCGGCCGCACGCTGCCCGACGCGCCTCTGGGCGCAGGCCACCGCTTCAAGGCGAGCCGCCCGGCAGAGCGCGGCGAACTCATCGCCTTCTACGAGCACCTCGAAGGCGAACTCGACCATTGCGGCTTTCTCTTCCCGCCCGAGAAGCGCGAAACGATGGTCAACAACATCCGCACGATGTTCGCGAGAATGGCGCCGACGGAGCAGGAGGTGCGAACGCTGCGCGGCATGGTCGCGATCCTTCGGCGCGGACCGTGGCAGGGCTCCAACAAGGCGTGA
- the trpS gene encoding tryptophan--tRNA ligase, whose amino-acid sequence MKELVFSGVQPTGNLHLGNYLGAIKNFVALQDRTDCIYCVVDLHAITVAQNPADLKRSTREVTAAFIAAGVDPKRHIIFNQSQVSAHAELAWVLNCVARIGWLNRMTQFKDKAGKDRENASVGLYVYPVLMAADILAYRATHVPVGEDQKQHLELSRDIAQKFNKDFAETIAAEGFNDGFFPQPEPIISGPATRVMSLRDGTKKMSKSDPSDLSRINVADDADTIAKKIRKAKTDPEPLPTDPKGFEGRPEAENLVGIYSALSGESVEKILAEYGGSQFSAFKNALADLAVAKLGPIGDEMKRISTDAAYIDAVLADGADRADVIASETLRHVRNIVGFVTKARR is encoded by the coding sequence ATGAAAGAGCTCGTCTTTTCCGGCGTTCAACCGACCGGCAATCTGCATCTCGGCAACTATCTCGGCGCGATCAAGAACTTCGTCGCGTTGCAGGATCGGACCGACTGCATCTATTGCGTCGTGGATCTGCACGCGATCACGGTCGCGCAGAATCCCGCCGACCTGAAGCGCTCCACGCGCGAAGTGACGGCGGCGTTCATCGCGGCGGGCGTCGATCCCAAGCGGCATATCATCTTCAATCAGTCGCAGGTGAGCGCGCATGCCGAACTCGCCTGGGTGCTGAATTGCGTCGCGCGGATCGGCTGGCTGAACCGCATGACGCAATTCAAGGACAAGGCCGGCAAGGATCGCGAAAACGCGAGCGTCGGGCTTTACGTCTATCCCGTGCTGATGGCGGCCGACATCCTCGCCTATCGCGCGACGCATGTGCCCGTTGGCGAGGACCAGAAGCAGCATCTGGAGCTTTCCCGCGACATCGCGCAGAAGTTCAACAAGGATTTCGCGGAGACGATTGCGGCGGAAGGCTTCAACGACGGGTTCTTCCCGCAGCCCGAGCCGATCATTTCCGGCCCCGCGACGCGCGTCATGTCCCTGCGCGACGGCACGAAGAAGATGTCGAAGTCGGACCCGTCCGACCTTTCGCGCATCAACGTCGCCGACGACGCCGACACCATCGCGAAGAAGATCCGCAAGGCGAAGACCGATCCGGAGCCGCTGCCGACCGATCCGAAAGGCTTCGAGGGACGCCCCGAGGCGGAGAACCTCGTCGGCATCTATTCGGCCCTGTCGGGTGAGAGCGTGGAGAAGATCCTCGCAGAGTACGGCGGCTCGCAATTCTCGGCATTCAAGAACGCGCTCGCCGACCTCGCGGTCGCCAAGCTCGGCCCCATCGGCGACGAGATGAAGCGCATTTCGACCGACGCCGCCTATATCGACGCGGTGCTGGCGGATGGCGCGGATCGGGCTGACGTGATCGCCTCCGAAACGCTGCGCCATGTGCGGAACATCGTCGGCTTCGTTACGAAGGCGCGGCGCTAG
- a CDS encoding universal stress protein produces MANREPRDLFTAGHMRKFLVIVDESPEGETALYYAARRVHRTGGGLSLLFVIEPMEMTHWLGVEETFREEQYHKARAVFRLRARKLKTWGFEEIVPEEIIREGHLAEEIVKLIEEDRQVGILVLGASTDPKGPGPLVSSLAGAKAGTFPIPITIVPGNLTLEEVNGLA; encoded by the coding sequence ATGGCGAACCGTGAGCCTCGCGATCTTTTCACCGCCGGTCACATGCGGAAATTCCTCGTCATCGTGGACGAGTCGCCAGAGGGCGAAACCGCACTCTATTACGCCGCGCGCCGCGTGCATCGCACAGGGGGCGGGCTTTCGCTGCTTTTCGTGATCGAGCCGATGGAAATGACGCATTGGCTCGGCGTCGAGGAGACGTTTCGCGAGGAACAATATCACAAGGCGCGCGCCGTATTCCGGCTCCGAGCGCGCAAACTGAAGACGTGGGGCTTCGAGGAAATCGTGCCCGAGGAGATCATCCGCGAAGGGCACCTCGCCGAAGAGATCGTGAAACTGATCGAGGAGGATCGCCAGGTCGGCATCCTCGTCCTCGGCGCCTCCACTGATCCCAAAGGGCCGGGGCCACTCGTGTCGTCGCTCGCCGGCGCGAAGGCGGGCACCTTCCCGATTCCCATCACTATCGTGCCCGGCAATCTCACCCTCGAAGAAGTGAACGGGCTCGCCTGA
- a CDS encoding NifU family protein: MFIQTEMTPNPATLKFLPGRTVLEEGTREFLTSDDAEGVSPLAARLFEVEGVTAVFLGSDFVSVTKDRGDWESLKPPVLGVIMEHFMSGQPVLSDERHVAEDEDFDDADKEVVTTIKELIETRVRPAVANDGGDITFKGFRDGVVYLKMQGACSGCPSATATLRHGIENLLKHFVPEVQEVQPV, encoded by the coding sequence ATGTTCATTCAGACAGAGATGACGCCGAATCCGGCGACGCTCAAATTTCTACCGGGCCGCACGGTGCTCGAAGAGGGCACGCGCGAGTTTCTCACGAGCGACGACGCCGAGGGGGTCTCGCCGCTGGCGGCACGGCTGTTCGAGGTCGAAGGCGTCACGGCCGTGTTCCTCGGTTCGGACTTCGTGTCCGTGACAAAGGATCGCGGCGACTGGGAGAGCCTCAAGCCTCCGGTCCTTGGCGTCATCATGGAACACTTCATGTCAGGGCAACCGGTGCTTTCGGACGAGAGGCACGTTGCGGAAGACGAAGATTTCGACGATGCCGACAAGGAAGTTGTTACGACAATCAAGGAGTTGATCGAAACGCGCGTGCGCCCGGCCGTGGCGAACGATGGCGGCGACATCACCTTCAAGGGGTTCCGCGATGGCGTCGTCTACCTCAAGATGCAGGGCGCATGCTCTGGCTGTCCGTCCGCGACCGCAACGCTTCGCCATGGCATCGAAAACCTGTTGAAACACTTCGTTCCCGAGGTTCAGGAAGTCCAGCCCGTCTAG
- a CDS encoding malonic semialdehyde reductase — protein sequence MGRPIVAECLDQIFLKARTHTKWQDRPVADDLLRRIIDLTVLGPTSANQSPARFVFVKSPEAKLRLIPLLSEGNRAKTLAAPVCAIIGYDMKFYDHLPRLFPHENAKAWFEGKGASVLETTALRNGTLQGAYFIIAARALGLDTGPMSGFDQAGVDLEFFGGTPVKSNFLCNLGYGDPAALRPRLPRFVFDEISAIV from the coding sequence ATGGGGCGCCCCATCGTCGCGGAATGCCTTGACCAGATTTTTCTGAAGGCCCGCACACACACCAAATGGCAGGACAGACCCGTCGCGGACGATCTTCTGCGACGGATCATCGATCTCACGGTTCTCGGGCCGACGAGCGCCAATCAATCGCCCGCGCGCTTCGTGTTCGTGAAATCGCCCGAAGCCAAGCTCCGCCTCATCCCGCTTTTGTCGGAAGGTAACCGCGCGAAGACGCTCGCCGCGCCCGTCTGCGCGATCATCGGTTACGACATGAAATTCTACGACCATCTCCCGCGACTTTTTCCGCACGAGAACGCGAAAGCATGGTTCGAAGGCAAGGGCGCCTCGGTGCTGGAGACGACCGCGCTTCGCAACGGAACGCTTCAGGGCGCCTACTTCATCATCGCCGCACGCGCGCTCGGCCTCGACACCGGCCCAATGTCGGGCTTCGACCAGGCTGGCGTGGACCTCGAATTTTTCGGCGGAACGCCCGTCAAATCGAACTTCCTGTGCAATTTGGGCTATGGCGACCCGGCCGCGCTACGCCCGCGTTTACCTCGCTTCGTCTTCGATGAGATTTCAGCAATCGTATAA
- the tsaB gene encoding tRNA (adenosine(37)-N6)-threonylcarbamoyltransferase complex dimerization subunit type 1 TsaB has protein sequence MRVLAIETSMGRTSVAVTSARQGEAARVKRLESVRGQAEQLIPLIGSLMAEAGLAFAGLDRIAVSVGPGGFSGIRTGVAAARAFGLAAKLPVVGATSFTIMAEAFEQGSHAKGAYGLAAPAGVNAVFCQILKPGREAVTEIVALPQADCAAFFNGKADVLSGPAATALINGGFVALPIAAPDLFPDALTLAELAPALDPARDLPTPFYVRPPDAKPQTRNIIARKDE, from the coding sequence GTGAGAGTTCTAGCAATCGAAACAAGCATGGGCCGCACCTCGGTCGCCGTGACATCCGCGCGGCAAGGTGAGGCTGCGCGCGTCAAAAGGCTTGAGAGCGTGCGCGGGCAAGCCGAGCAGCTCATTCCGCTCATCGGGTCGCTCATGGCCGAAGCAGGTCTGGCCTTCGCGGGCCTCGACCGCATCGCGGTGTCGGTCGGACCCGGCGGCTTCTCCGGCATCCGAACGGGCGTCGCTGCGGCGCGCGCTTTCGGGCTTGCCGCAAAGCTTCCCGTCGTGGGCGCGACGAGCTTTACGATCATGGCCGAGGCGTTCGAGCAAGGCAGCCATGCGAAGGGTGCCTACGGCCTTGCCGCGCCTGCGGGCGTTAACGCGGTCTTTTGTCAAATTCTGAAGCCGGGCCGAGAAGCCGTGACCGAAATCGTGGCCCTGCCGCAAGCTGATTGCGCGGCCTTCTTCAACGGCAAAGCCGATGTCCTTTCCGGTCCCGCCGCCACTGCGCTGATAAACGGCGGCTTCGTTGCCCTTCCCATCGCCGCGCCGGATCTTTTCCCGGATGCGCTCACTCTCGCCGAGCTTGCGCCAGCGCTTGACCCCGCGCGCGACCTCCCCACACCGTTCTACGTCCGTCCGCCCGACGCCAAGCCCCAGACGCGCAATATCATCGCCCGCAAAGATGAGTAA
- the rimI gene encoding ribosomal protein S18-alanine N-acetyltransferase → MSKRSDFLIGRASPEDAATIAALHAEALPPGWPESDFAESALDANRALLKATDRDRPCGFTLFQFAADEAEVLAIAVALDAQGRGHATRLMQAAFELCRERFIACIYLEVAESNGKARGLYEKLGFRVVARRDNYYRHESSASETALVMRLDTVRSAVDPEISSP, encoded by the coding sequence ATGAGTAAGCGATCTGATTTCCTGATCGGCCGCGCATCGCCCGAGGACGCAGCCACCATCGCGGCGCTCCACGCGGAAGCCCTGCCGCCCGGATGGCCCGAATCCGACTTCGCCGAATCCGCCCTCGACGCGAATCGCGCCCTTCTGAAAGCCACGGATCGCGACCGTCCTTGCGGTTTCACGCTGTTCCAGTTCGCCGCCGACGAGGCCGAAGTCCTCGCCATCGCAGTCGCGCTGGACGCGCAAGGTCGCGGCCATGCAACGCGGCTGATGCAAGCCGCTTTCGAGCTGTGCCGCGAGCGATTCATCGCTTGCATTTATCTGGAAGTGGCGGAAAGTAATGGCAAAGCGCGCGGCCTTTACGAAAAACTCGGTTTCCGCGTCGTCGCGCGGCGTGACAACTATTATCGGCACGAAAGCTCTGCGTCGGAAACAGCCCTCGTGATGAGGCTGGATACAGTGCGTTCGGCCGTTGACCCGGAGATAAGCAGCCCGTAA
- a CDS encoding lysophospholipid acyltransferase family protein — protein MDTLVFHGFMMRLLGSIRATVLLAAFIAVTLPLMLLQWLFLKLGLKQAKTLPNSYHKLVCRILGIRVHVEGKLASDRPVLLVSNHISWLDIPALSTVAPLSFVAKAEVGVWPFVSLLAKLQRTVFVDRTRRTLVKDKAGEIAERLATGDTIVLFAEGTSSDGNRILPFRSSLFSAASLAPNAANDNGPEPVVQTVSIAYTHLHGLPILRHERPFIAWYGDMDMMSHAWNVLKSGPIDVTVRIGEPVRLASLRDRKALAAFSEAEVRQSYVEQVTARPRAA, from the coding sequence ATGGATACTCTCGTTTTTCACGGCTTTATGATGCGACTGCTCGGTTCGATCAGGGCGACGGTTCTGCTTGCCGCGTTCATCGCCGTGACGTTGCCGCTCATGCTCTTGCAATGGTTGTTCCTGAAGCTTGGGCTCAAGCAGGCGAAGACGCTGCCGAACAGCTATCACAAGCTTGTCTGCCGCATCCTCGGCATCCGGGTGCATGTCGAGGGCAAGCTCGCCAGCGATCGCCCGGTGCTGCTCGTCTCGAACCATATTTCGTGGCTCGATATTCCCGCTCTGTCGACCGTTGCGCCGCTGAGTTTCGTCGCCAAGGCCGAAGTGGGCGTGTGGCCCTTCGTCAGCCTGCTCGCTAAGCTTCAGCGCACGGTGTTCGTGGACCGCACGCGGCGCACGCTCGTGAAAGACAAGGCGGGCGAGATCGCCGAACGCCTCGCCACCGGCGACACCATCGTGCTCTTCGCGGAAGGCACCAGCAGCGACGGCAACCGCATCCTGCCGTTCCGAAGCTCGCTTTTCTCCGCCGCCTCGCTCGCGCCGAATGCCGCCAACGACAACGGCCCGGAACCCGTGGTGCAGACTGTTTCCATCGCCTACACACACCTTCACGGCCTGCCGATCCTTCGCCATGAGCGCCCTTTCATCGCGTGGTACGGCGACATGGACATGATGAGCCACGCGTGGAACGTGCTGAAAAGCGGCCCCATCGACGTGACCGTTCGCATCGGCGAACCGGTGCGGCTTGCATCGTTGCGCGACCGGAAGGCTCTCGCCGCGTTCTCCGAAGCGGAGGTTCGCCAGTCCTATGTCGAACAGGTGACGGCGCGTCCGCGCGCGGCTTGA
- the miaB gene encoding tRNA (N6-isopentenyl adenosine(37)-C2)-methylthiotransferase MiaB produces the protein MQDACAPGIEQDARPTANAPEKRVFIKTFGCQMNVYDSERMADALGAAGFVETGAPEDADLVILNTCHIREKAAEKVFSELGRLRVLREARRQDGGGNLMIAVAGCVAQAEGEEIARRAAVDIIVGPQSYHRLPELIERRASTRGPVIETEFPAAEKFASLPAPKLRAAPSAFLTVQEGCDKFCTFCVVPYTRGAEYSRPVAQIIEEAKRLAERGVREITLLGQNVNAWAGEGPSGKTWTLPDLLAALSEVNGIARLRFTTSHPNDMSDALIAAHRDLPKLMPYLHLPFQSGSDRILKAMNRKHRMEDYLRIVHRLRDARPDLALSTDIIVGFPGETDADFEETMRMVERVHFAQAYSFKYSPRPGTPAADRAAQVPEDVKSERLARLQALLFAQQTAFNAAMVGRTLSVLWESRGRNEGQVVGRSPYLQPVYAEGDPALIGHIADVEIVAASQNSLRAVIKNLDVDAT, from the coding sequence ATGCAGGACGCTTGCGCCCCCGGGATTGAACAAGACGCGCGGCCCACCGCTAACGCGCCCGAAAAGCGCGTCTTCATCAAGACGTTCGGCTGCCAGATGAATGTCTACGACAGCGAGCGCATGGCAGACGCGCTGGGCGCGGCCGGTTTCGTCGAGACGGGCGCGCCGGAAGACGCCGACCTCGTCATCCTCAACACGTGCCATATCCGCGAGAAGGCCGCCGAAAAGGTATTCTCGGAACTCGGCCGCCTGCGCGTGCTCCGCGAGGCTCGCCGCCAGGACGGCGGCGGCAACCTCATGATCGCGGTCGCGGGTTGCGTTGCGCAGGCCGAGGGCGAGGAAATCGCAAGGCGCGCGGCGGTTGACATCATCGTCGGCCCGCAGAGCTATCATCGTCTGCCCGAACTGATCGAGCGGCGGGCTAGCACGCGCGGACCGGTCATCGAGACCGAATTTCCCGCCGCCGAAAAATTCGCAAGCCTGCCCGCGCCGAAGCTTCGCGCCGCGCCCTCAGCCTTCCTCACCGTGCAGGAAGGCTGCGACAAATTCTGCACTTTCTGCGTGGTGCCCTATACGCGCGGCGCGGAATATTCGCGGCCCGTGGCGCAGATCATCGAGGAAGCGAAGCGCCTCGCCGAGCGCGGCGTCCGCGAGATCACCCTTCTCGGGCAGAATGTGAATGCGTGGGCCGGGGAAGGCCCGTCGGGGAAGACATGGACGCTGCCGGACTTGCTGGCCGCGCTGTCCGAGGTCAACGGCATCGCGCGCCTCCGCTTCACGACAAGCCACCCGAACGACATGAGCGACGCGCTCATCGCCGCGCATCGCGACCTGCCGAAGCTGATGCCTTATCTGCATCTGCCGTTCCAGTCCGGCTCGGATCGCATCCTGAAGGCGATGAACCGCAAGCACCGCATGGAGGATTACCTCCGCATCGTGCACCGGCTGCGTGACGCGCGCCCCGACCTCGCGCTGTCGACCGACATCATCGTCGGGTTTCCCGGCGAGACGGACGCGGATTTCGAGGAAACCATGCGCATGGTGGAACGCGTTCACTTCGCGCAGGCTTATTCATTCAAGTACAGCCCGCGCCCCGGAACACCCGCCGCCGACCGCGCCGCGCAGGTGCCGGAAGACGTGAAGTCCGAGCGTCTCGCGCGGCTTCAGGCGCTGCTTTTCGCGCAGCAGACCGCCTTCAATGCCGCGATGGTGGGACGGACGCTTTCGGTGCTGTGGGAATCGCGCGGGCGCAATGAAGGACAGGTCGTCGGCCGCTCGCCCTACCTTCAGCCGGTGTACGCGGAGGGCGACCCGGCGCTGATCGGACACATCGCCGATGTGGAAATCGTGGCTGCAAGCCAAAATAGTCTTCGGGCTGTCATAAAAAATCTGGACGTTGACGCTACATAA